A genomic segment from Microtus pennsylvanicus isolate mMicPen1 chromosome 21, mMicPen1.hap1, whole genome shotgun sequence encodes:
- the Ston1 gene encoding stonin-1, with product MCSTNPGGWVTFDDDPAFPSSQKAKDFPLETQGVCRPNGLKLNLLGLRDLPSASSSTSSTPLSSPMVDFYFSPGPPSNSPLSTPTKDFPGFPGIPKAVSHVLYPIPECSSSSLLTTAAGAGPPLSLTKPSSLPHAQLPSEHSCSQLPPRAGLEDDSSPQRAHGEALQFESFRDDCAFSSPFWKDEGSTSQFPFDSLASRKLFSSRDKEVPMDQKSLNQCSLNYICEKLEHLQSAETQGPLGNVSMRSLCAGDMASSFVPHTLFRSQPKAGWSFMLRIPEKKNMMSSRQWGPIFLKVLPGGILQMYYEEGLEKPFKEFQLDPHCRLSEPKLENFNMAGKIHTVKVEHVSYSEKRKYHSKTEVVHEPDVEQMLKLGTTEHRDFLEFLTTVEEELIKLPAVAKPKKNYEEQEIYLDIVDNFWGRVSKEDGKLADRAVMTQISCLCFVNGAAECFLTLNDLELQKRDECYFEKEPEKRGIEILNYHFHACVKAEEFKQSRIIKFVPLDACRFELMRFKTSYEGDELPFSVKSTVAVQGAYVKLQAFVNMTPGPQRSPHASSLRCCDNIMIHFPVPAQWIKALWTRNLQRQKSLKAKMNRRACLGSLQEPESEPVIQVTVGSAKYESAYRAVVWKIDRLPDKNSSPDQPHCLSYKLELGSDQEIPLDWYPFATVQFSVPEASASKTEVRSLGVESDVQPQKHTCLRACYNIQVEIEKKWIQIDGEDPGKASGCVTQ from the exons ATGTGTTCTACAAACCCAGGCGGCTGGGTCACCTTCGACGATGATCCTGCTTTTCCGTCTTCTCAGAAGGCGAAGGATTTCCCTCTGGAGACCCAAGGTGTTTGCAGACCAAATGGACTGAAGCTGAACCTGCTTGGCCTCAGGGACCTTCCTAGTGCTTCCTCTTCCACCAGCAGCACCCCCCTATCCTCTCCCATGGTTGACTTTTACTTCAGCCCGGGACCTCCAAGCAACTCTCCTCTTTCTACACCCACCAAAGACTTCCCGGGCTTCCCCGGCATCCCTAAAGCAGTGTCTCATGTGCTTTATCCTATTCCAGAATGTTCTTCAAGCAGCCTCCTGAcaacagcagcaggagcaggtCCTCCGTTGTCACTCACCAAGCCAAGCAGCTTACCCCATGCACAACTGCCCAGTGAGCACTCCTGCTCCCAGCTGCCTCCCAGAGCTGGTCTTGAAGATGACAGCAGCCCTCAGCGGGCCCACGGGGAGGCACTACAGTTTGAGTCTTTTCGAGATGACTGTGCGTTTTCCAGCCCATTTTGGAAAGATGAAGGTAGCACTTCTCAGTTCCCCTTTGACTCCCTGGCAAGCAGAAAGCTGTTTTCCTCAAGGGATAAGGAAGTTCCCATGGATCAAAAAAGCCTTAACCAGTGCTCACTCAACTACATCTGTGAGAAGCTAGAACACCTGCAGTCGGCCGAGACCCAGGGCCCTCTGGGAAATGTGTCTATGAGGAGTCTGTGCGCTGGAGACATGGCTTCTTCTTTTGTGCCGCACACGCTCTTCCGGAGTCAGCCCAAAGCTGGATGGTCCTTCATGCTGAGGATTCCTGAGAAGAAAAACATGATGTCTTCCAGGCAGTGGGGACCCATTTTCCTAAAGGTTCTGCCAGGAGGGATTCTGCAAATGTACTATGAGGAGGGGCTGGAAAAGCCGTTCAAAGAGTTCCAGCTTGATCCACATTGCAGACTTTCTGAACCCAAACTCGAGAACTTCAACATGGCGGGAAAAATCCACACCGTGAAGGTGGAACATGTGTCTTattcagagaaaaggaaatacCATTCCAAGACGGAGGTGGTTCACGAGCCTGATGTAGAACAGATGCTGAAGTTGGGGACCACGGAGCACAGGGAtttccttgagttcctgactACTGTGGAGGAAGAGCTGATAAAGCTGCCAGCTGTTGCAAAACCAAAGAAGAACTACGAGGAACAAGAAATTTACCTGGATATTGTGGACAACTTTTGGGGTAGAGTAAGCAAGGAAGACGGGAAACTGGCTGACAGGGCTGTAATGActcagatctcctgcctctgctttgtgAACGGGGCGGCAGAATGCTTCTTAACcttgaatgaccttgaactccagaaaCGAGATGAATGCTATTTTGAGAAAGAACCAGAAAAAAGGGGGATCGAGATTCTTAACTACCATTTCCATGCATGTGTGAAAGCTGAAGAATTCAAACAGTCCAGAATCATTAAATTTGTCCCTCTGGATGCTTGCCGTTTTGAACTGATGCGGTTTAAAACGTCCTATGAAGGGGATGAGCTTCCCTTTTCCGTGAAGTCCACAGTGGCTGTACAGGGGGCTTACGTGAAACTTCAGGCCTTTGTCAACATGACCCCGGGGCCTCAGAGGTCACCCCATGCCAGTTCCTTGAGGTGTTGTGACAATATCATGATCCACTTTCCTGTCCCAGCCCAATGGATCAAGGCCCTCTGGACCAGGAACCTTCAGAGGCAGAAATCCCTGAAAGCCAAAATGAACCGTAGGGCATGTCTGGGGAGTTTACAGGAACCTGAATCTGAACCTGTCATTCAGGTCACTGTGGGGTCAGCAAAATATGAGAGCGCCTACCGGGCTGTGGTGTGGAAGATAGATCGGCTTCCGGACAAAAACTCAA GTCCTGATCAGCCCCATTGTTTGTCATACAAGCTAGAACTTGGATCAGACCAGGAGATTCCCTTGGATTGGTATCCATTTGCTACTGTCCAGTTCTCAGTGCCTGAAGCCTCAGCCTCAAAGACAGAGGTGAGGTCTCTGGGAGTGGAGAGTGATGTCCAGCCTCAGAAGCACACGTGTCTGCGGGCTTGCTACAACATCCAG GTTGAAATAGAAAAGAAGTGGATCCAAATAGACGGAGAAGACCCAGGTAAAGCCAGTGGCTGTGTGACTCAGTAA